The following are encoded in a window of Hemicordylus capensis ecotype Gifberg chromosome 12, rHemCap1.1.pri, whole genome shotgun sequence genomic DNA:
- the RPA1 gene encoding replication protein A 70 kDa DNA-binding subunit — translation MAVRLSEGAIASMIQGEDVRAPVLQLLNIRPITTGNSVPRYRMLLSDGLNTLSSFMLATQLNSLVDDKHLSENAVCQINKFIVNTLKDGRRVVILMDLDVVKTADGLTGKIGNPVQYSEGTGPRGPPQQQQQASALATSRAPSKPAPPMGSPAAGAAAKYSGPAKTFGKAGGSSFVSTPGGSQTKVVPITSLNPYQSKWTICARVTQKGQVRTWSNSRGEGKLFSIELVDESGEIRATAFNDQVDKYFPLIDLNKVYYFSKGNLKTANKQYSSVKNDYEITFTNDTAVIPCEDGRHLPSVQFDFVSIGDLEGISKDAIVDVIGICKSFEDVTKITVKSCNREVSKRDVYLMDMSGKMVAVTLWGFEAESFDGSQQPVVAIKGARVSDFGGRSLSVITSSTVVVNPDSPESFKLRGWFDAEGQLLESTSISSTRGGGPAGGNSSWKTLHEAKSENLGQGDKADYFSCVGTVVYLRKEGCMYQACPSPDCNKKVVDEHNGLYRCEKCDREFPNFKYRMILSVNIADFQDNQWVTCFQESAEVLLGQNAAYLGELKEKNEPAFDEVIQKANFTTFEFRIRIKLETFNDESRLKATAMEVKPVGHKEHSRRLIARIRKNAAQLG, via the exons tcTATGATTCAAGGCGAGGATGTCCGAGCCCCTGTCTTGCAGCTCCTG AACATCCGCCCGATTACCACTGGGAACAGTGTACCCCGTTACCGGATGCTGTTGAGCGATGGCCTGAACACGCTTTCCT CTTTCATGTTGGCGACTCAGCTGAACTCTCTGGTTGACGATAAGCACTTGAGTGAAAACGCCGTCTGCCAGATTAACAAGTTCATTGTCAATACCCTGAAGGATGGAAG GAGAGTGGTGATCTTGATGGATCTGGACGTCGTGAAAACGGCTGACGGGCTGACGGGGAAAATCGGCAATCCCGTGCAATACAGCGAGG GAACGGGACCGAGGGggccgccgcagcagcagcagcaggcctctGCTTTGGCCACCAGCCGAGCGCCCAGCAAGCCAGCCCCTCCGATGGGGAGTCCAGCAGCAG GAGCTGCCGCGAAATACAGCGGCCCAGCGAAGACGTTTGGCAAAGCGGGGGGCTCCAGCTTTGTGAGCACTCCTGGGGGCTCTCAGACAAAAGTGGTGCCCATCACTAGCTTGAATCCCTACCAGTCCAA GTGGACCATCTGTGCCCGGGTGACCCAGAAAGGCCAGGTCCGCACATGGAGCAACTCGCGCGGGGAAGGGAAGCTGTTCTCCATAGAGCTAGTGGACGAAAGC GGCGAGATCAGGGCGACGGCCTTCAACGACCAAGTGGACAAGTATTTCCCCCTCATTGATCTGAACAAG GTCTACTACTTCTCCAAGGGCAACCTGAAGACGGCCAACAAGCAGTACTCCTCCGTGAAGAACGACTACGAGATCACCTTCACCAACGACACCGCGGTCATCCCCTGTGAGGACGGGCGGCACCTCCCCTCGGTCCAGTTCGACTTCGTCTCCATCGGCGACTTGGAGGGCATCAGCAAAGACGCCATTGTGG ATGTCATCGGGATCTGCAAGAGCTTTGAGGACGTCACGAAAATCACAGTGAAGTCTTGCAACCGGGAAGTCTCCAAGAGGGACGTGTACCTGATGGACATGTCCGGGAAGATGGTGGCTGTTACTCTGTGGGGCTTCGAG GCGGAGAGTTTCGATGGTTCCCAGCAGCCCGTGGTGGCCATCAAAGGAGCCAGAGTCTCAGACTTCGGTGGCCGGAGTCTCTCCGTCATTACCTCGAGCACTGTGGTCGTCAACCCGGATAGCCCGGAGTCCTTCAAGCTGCGGGGATG gTTTGACGCGGAGGGGCAGCTCCTGGAATCCACCTCCATCTCCAGCACCCGGGGCGGGGGGCCCGCGGGGGGGAATAGCAGCTGGAAGACGCTGCATGAGGCCAAGTCCGAGAATCTGGGCCAAGGAGACAAG GCCGACTACTTCAGCTGCGTGGGCACGGTGGTATACCTGCGGAAGGAGGGCTGCATGTACCAGGCCTGCCCCTCTCCGGACTGCAACAAGAAGGTGGTCGACGAGCACAACGGCCTCTACCGCTGCGAGAAGTGCGACCGGGAGTTCCCCAACTTCAAGTACCGCATGATCCTCTCG GTGAACATCGCCGACTTCCAAGACAACCAGTGGGTCACTTGCTTCCAGGAGTCGGCAGAAGTCCTTCTGGGGCAGAACGCGGCTTACCTGGGAGAACTGAAGGAGAAG AACGAGCCAGCTTTTGATGAGGTGATCCAGAAAGCCAACTTCACCACCTTTGAGTTCCGGATCCGGATCAAGTTGGAGACGTTCAAT GACGAGTCTCGCCTGAAGGCCACCGCCATGGAGGTGAAGCCCGTCGGCCACAAGGAGCACAGCAGGAGGCTGATCGCGCGCATCCGCAAGAACGCCGCCCAGCTGGGGTGA